A stretch of Cicer arietinum cultivar CDC Frontier isolate Library 1 chromosome 5, Cicar.CDCFrontier_v2.0, whole genome shotgun sequence DNA encodes these proteins:
- the LOC101490821 gene encoding N-terminal acetyltransferase B complex auxiliary subunit NAA25: MASKFGLAGGIPERKVRPIWDAIDSRQFKNALKHVTTLLAKYPNSPYVLALKALVLERMGKPEEAFSISLNAKDNLFVNDALSIDDLTLSTLQIVFQRIDRLDLATECYEHACGKFPNKMELMMGLFNCYVREYSFVKQQQTAIKMYKLAGEEKYLLWAVCSIQLQVLCGNGGDKLLVLAEGLLKKHAAAHSLHEPEAVMVYISILEQQAKFGDALEILSGKLGSLMMIEVDKLRMQGRLLAQAGDYTAAADIFQKILELCPDDWDCFLHYLGCLLEDGSIWSDEAVNDPVHPPKFISCKVSHLTDEQFDSRISIASAFIRKLQTDAFDNSIRCPYLAIIEIERRKHLRGKGNDDNLMDGIVQYFCRFGHLACFTSNVEMFFEVFTTDKKAELLEKLMTSNNRLSTPPTKTLGLSISLFKIKQQLLLGDMFKSSASDVEVSCVQMFEMYCKNLSLSKDFDPQESMHGEELLSITCNILVQLFWRTKNVGYLVEAIMVLEFGLSIRRYVPQYKILLLHLYCHFGALSVAHEWYKSLDIKNILMESMLHHILPQMLSSPLWAELNSLLKDYLKFMDDHFRESADLTYLAYHHKNYSKIVEFVQFKDRLQHSSQYLVARVETPILQLKQNADNIEEEEGILQRMKCGTDFLELSNEVGSKSLTLNEDLETRPWWTPTLEKNYLLGPFEGISYCPREILTKERETSLKRGIEKKSLLPRMIYLSIQSASSSIKEHVEVNGSVTPDITLELKILLERFAQFLGFSLGEAIEVVKGFSNGERSVVSDSNLIDWLNFTVFLNAWNLSSHELVHPDRNERKPIIWNILDSLLEKYILEKIRTTEPQLCSPWSDIQLLMQLVTEPLAWHGLVIQSCLRSCLPSNKKKKKSGSVYQSSSNLAHAITDSVQQLSLVLEDVIKWISEWNRRSEDENMEGILFLLRKDGHDDGPGRVFHILETFISSMNNAEVGDRIYHSLKSWSPADVARKIVRGKLKVLIEFSAICESKLKLLQSLKQKVAQL, translated from the exons atGGCATCAAAGTTCGGCTTAGCCGGCGGTATTCCAGAGCGAAAGGTTCGTCCAATATGGGACGCCATTGATTCTCGACAGTTCAAGAACGCTCTCAAACACGTCACCACGTTACTCGCTAAGTACCCTAATTCACCCTACGTTCTC GCTCTCAAAGCTCTCGTTCTAGAAAGAATGGGGAAACCTGAAGAAGCTTTCTCAATTTCCCTCAATGCTAAGGATAATCTCTTTGTTAATGATGCTCTCTCGATCGATGATCTCACGCTTAGTACATTGCAGATTGTGTTTCAGCGTATCGACCGCT TGGATTTGGCTACTGAATGTTATGAACACGCCTGTGGTAAATTTCCTAATAAAATGGAACTGATGATGGGATTATTTAACTGCTATGTTCGGGAGTACTCATTTGTGAAGCAACAACAG ACAGCTATCAAAATGTACAAGCTTGCTGGAGAAGAAAAATACCTTCTTTGGGCAGTTTGTAGCATCCAATTACAG GTACTTTGTGGCAATGGAGGAGATAAGCTTTTAGTTTTAGCTGAAGGCTTACTTAAAAAACATGCTGCTGCACATAGCCTACATGAGCCCGAAG CTGTTATGGTTTACATTTCCATATTGGAACAACAAGCTAAGTTTGGGGATGCTCTGGAAATTCTATCTGGGAAATTGGGATCACTAATGATGATTGAAGTTGATAAGCTACGAATGCAG GGGAGACTCCTGGCTCAGGCAGGTGACTACACTGCTGCTGCTGATATCTTTCAGAAAATTCTAGAGTTATG TCCAGATGATTGGGATTGTTTTCTTCATTACCTAGGCTGTTTGCTGGAAGATGGCAGCATTTGGTCTGACGAGGCTGTTAATGATCCTGTTCACCCCCCAAAATTTATCAGTTGCAAAGTATCACACTTAACCGATGAACAG TTTGACAGTCGGATATCAATTGCGTCAGCTTTTATACGGAAGTTACAAACAGACGCTTTTGATAATTCTATAAGATGTCCATACTTAGCAATAATAGAAATCGAAAGAAGAAAGCATTTACGTGGGAAGGGAAATGATGACAACTTAATGGATGGAATTGTACAATACTTTTGCAG GTTTGGTCACTTGGCTTGCTTTACTTCCAATGTTGAGATGTTTTTTGAAGTCTTCACTACTGATAAGAAGGCAGAGCTTTTGGAGAAGTTAATGACAAGCAATAATAGATTATCAACTCCGCCTACCAAGACACTTGGGTTGTCTATAAGccttttcaaaattaaacaacaaCTACTTCTAGGGGACATGTTTAAGTCTTCTGCAAGCG ATGTTGAGGTCTCCTGTGTTCAGATGTTTGAAATGTATTGCAAAAACCTTTCTCTTTCAAAAGATTTTGATCCTCAGGAGAGCATGCATGGCGAGGAGCTGCTTTCAATCACATGTAATATTTTGGTTCAG TTATTCTGGCGTACCAAAAATGTTGGCTATTTGGTAGAGGCGATCATGGTTTTGGAGTTTGGCTTGTCAATACGAAG ATATGTACCACAGTACAAGATATTGCTATTGCACTTGTATTGTCACTTTGGTGCTCTTTCAGTGGCACATGAATG GTATAAGTCTTTGGATATCAAGAATATCTTGATGGAAAGTATGTTACACCACATTTTGCCTCAGATGCTGTCCTCTCCACTATGGGCTGAGTTAAACAGTCTGCTAAAGGACTACCTGAAGTTTATGGATGACCACTTCAGAGAATCTGCAGATTTAACATATCTTGcatatcatcataaaaattactCAAAA ATAGTTGAATTTGTCCAGTTCAAAGATAGGTTGCAACACTCCAGTCAGTATTTGGTGGCACGAGTTGAAACACCCATTTTACAGCTAAAGCAGAATGCAGATAACATTGAAGAAGAAGAG GGCATCCTTCAAAGAATGAAATGTGGGACTGACTTCCTTGAGCTGTCTAACGAGGTTGGGTCAAAGTCTTTAACTTTGAATGAAGACTTGGAGACACGGCCCTGGTGGACACCGacattagagaagaattacctTTTAG GGCCATTCGAAGGGATTTCATATTGTCCTAGAGAAATATTG ACCAAAGAGAGGGAGACAAGTTTAAAGAGAGGCATTGAGAAGAAATCCCTACTCCCACGGATGATCTATCTTTCAATTCAAAGTGCCTCGTCGTCAATCAAGGAGCATGTTGAGGTCAATGGTTCTGTTACCCCAGACATCACTTTGGAGCTGAAAATATTGCTGGAGCGCTTTGCACAATTTTTGGGCTTTTCTCTTGGTGAAGCAATAGAAGTGGTCAAGGGTTTTTCTAATGGTGAAAGATCTGTG GTTTCAGACTCAAACTTGATTGACTGGTTGAATTTCACTGTATTCTTAAATGCGTGGAACCTGAGTTCCCATGAACTTGTACACCCAGACAGAAATGAACGGAAGCCTATTATTTGGAATATCTTAGATTCATTGTTGGAGAAGTATATTTTAGAGAAGATTAGGACCACGGAGCCCCAACTATGCTCTCCTTGGAGTGACATTCAACTTCTGATGCAGCTAGTTACTGAACCTTTGGCATGGCATGGACTTGTGATCCAGTCTTGTCTAAGATCTTGTCTTCCAtcaaataagaagaaaaagaaaagtggTTCGGTCTATCAGTCTAGTTCAAATTTGGCTCATGCAATCACAGATTCTGTTCAGCAATTATCTCTTGTATTGGAGGATGTTATCAAATGGATAAGTGAATGGAACAGAAGATCTGAAGATGAGAACATGGAGGgcattctttttcttcttcggAAAGATGGGCATGATGATGGGCCGGGCCGGGTCTTTCACATTTTAGAAACATTTATTTCCTCTATGAATAATGCAGAAGTTGGTGATCGTATCTATCACTCACTTAAGTCATGGAGTCCTGCCGATGTTGCCAGGAAAATTGTGAGAGGGAAGCTTAAAGTATTGATTGAATTTTCAGCCATTTGTGAGTCAAAATTGAAGCTATTGCAGTCTTTGAAACAGAAGGTAGCTCAACTGTGA
- the LOC101491360 gene encoding SWR1 complex subunit 6-like, giving the protein MEEEGSNSVRRMSSRTRKVASKMVAALASSDNRTQAALARLDALENDNAGFEVVDPNIDDDEASLDDDDQGYMQKKQSKGTKRKTRQAKALEAKKAPKTFLELLHDANLESLPPHVPSYWKAAVGPPSSTCRRHFCTVCGFSANYTCVRCGVRFCSSRCQNVHNDTRCLKFVA; this is encoded by the exons ATGGAGGAAGAAGGTTCCAACTCAGTCCGCCGAATGTCAAGCCGAACACGAAAAGTTGCCTCCAAAATGGTCGCCGCACTTGCTAGCTCCGACAACCGCACTCAGGCAGCTCTCGCACGATTGGATGCTTTGGAGAATGATAATGCTGGATTTGAAGTTGTAGATCCCAATATTGACGACGATGAAGCTTCTCTAGATGATGATGATCAAG GGTATATGCAGAAAAAACAGTCTAAAGGCACAAAAAGGAAAACTAGACAAGCAAAAGCACTTGAAGCTAAGAAGGCCCCAAAAACATTTCTTGAGCTCTTACATGAT GCAAACTTAGAATCATTACCTCCACATGTTCCCTCATATTGGAAAGCAGCTGTTGGACCTCCAAGCTCAACTTGCCGTCGCCACTTTTGTACTGTATGTGGTTTCTCTGCGAATTACACGTGTGTTAGATGTGGTGTGCGTTTTTGTTCCAGTAGGTGTCAAAATGTGCATAATGATACACGATGTTTGAAATTTGTAGCCTAA
- the LOC101491679 gene encoding exocyst complex component EXO70B1-like — protein sequence MAENGEEKLLAVARHIAKTLGHNNINMADDILQIFSNFDGRFSKEKLSDEGAGNDPMRYAALERTLNSLIRRISHHLSSENPICYNSADFVAAVDELLATIGDWSPLSDDKTVGACLLRADDMLQQVMFRAGEEFRSLMELGGESFDLARNNGESTQNGNSLYDSNDDEEETDGEEDLTPVAKPVTNYDVVIDALPPSTVNDLREIARRMLAAGFGKECSHVYVSCRRQFLEESFSRLGLQKLSISEVHKMQWQELEDEIERWIKASNVALKILFPSERRLCDRVFSGLSSSAAAADLSFMEVCRGSANQLLNFADAVAIGSRSPERLFRVLDVFETMRDLIPEFESLFSDQYCSFLVIEAITIWKRLGEAIRGIFVELEKLISRDPVKAMVPGGGLHPITRYVMNYLRAVCRSHQTLELVFKDDGLSLKDYPKHDDSLQSNSSFSVQISWIMDLLERNLEAKSKIYKDPALCSVFMMNNGRYIVQKAKDSELGKLLGDDWIKKHTAKIRQYHSSYQRSSCNNLLGFLKVETLAAKPMKEKLKMFNLHFEEICRVQSQWVIFDEQLREEIRISIEKLLLPAYGSFIGRFQSVPELVKNGDRYIKFGMEDIEARVNKLFQGNGGRK from the coding sequence ATGGCTGAAAACGGCGAAGAGAAGTTACTCGCTGTGGCACGCCACATAGCAAAGACGCTGGGCCACAACAACATCAACATGGCCGATGATATCCTCCAAATATTCTCAAACTTCGACGGTAGATTTTCTAAAGAGAAGCTATCCGACGAAGGTGCAGGGAATGATCCCATGCGCTACGCTGCGCTTGAACGAACTCTTAACTCTCTTATTCGACGGATTTCCCATCATCTGTCATCCGAAAATCCTATATGCTATAATTCCGCCGATTTTGTCGCCGCCGTTGACGAACTGCTTGCTACTATCGGCGACTGGAGTCCACTCTCCGATGACAAAACCGTTGGCGCATGCCTCCTCCGCGCCGATGACATGCTTCAGCAGGTTATGTTTCGTGCAGGGGAAGAGTTTCGCTCACTCATGGAACTTGGCGGTGAGTCGTTTGACTTGGCTCGGAACAACGGCGAGTCAACTCAGAACGGAAACTCACTTTACGACTCGAACGACGATGAAGAAGAAACTGACGGCGAGGAGGACCTGACTCCGGTGGCGAAGCCGGTTACCAATTATGACGTTGTAATTGATGCACTTCCGCCGTCTACGGTGAACGATCTCCGGGAAATCGCAAGACGCATGTTGGCGGCGGGGTTTGGGAAGGAGTGCTCACACGTGTACGTTAGTTGCAGGAGGCAGTTCTTAGAGGAGAGTTTCTCGAGGTTAGGGTTACAGAAACTAAGCATTTCAGAAGTTCACAAGATGCAATGGCAGGAGCTTGAAGACGAGATCGAACGATGGATTAAGGCCTCTAACGTCGCTCTCAAAATCCTCTTCCCAAGCGAGCGGCGTCTCTGCGATCGAGTCTTCTCCGGTTTGTCTTCCTCAGCCGCCGCCGCCGATCTCTCCTTCATGGAGGTCTGCCGCGGATCAGCGAATCAGCTTTTGAACTTCGCCGATGCCGTCGCTATCGGAAGTCGCTCGCCTGAACGGTTGTTCAGAGTCCTCGACGTGTTCGAAACCATGCGTGACCTAATTCCCGAATTCGAATCACTATTCTCCGATCAGTATTGCTCGTTCCTCGTTATCGAAGCGATCACGATTTGGAAGAGGTTAGGCGAAGCAATTAGAGGAATTTTCGTAGAATTAGAGAAACTGATCAGCCGTGATCCGGTCAAGGCGATGGTTCCCGGTGGCGGTCTTCATCCCATCACTCGTTATGTGATGAACTACCTCCGCGCCGTGTGCCGGTCGCATCAAACCTTAGAATTAGTTTTCAAAGACGATGGACTTTCATTGAAGGATTACCCTAAGCACGATGATAGTTTACAATCAAATTCTTCGTTTTCGGTTCAAATTTCTTGGATTATGGATTTGTTAGAACGCAATTTGGAAGCAAAGTCTAAAATTTACAAAGACCCTGCTTTGTGCTCTGTTTTTATGATGAATAATGGGAGGTACATTGTTCAAAAGGCTAAAGACAGTGAATTAGGGAAACTTTTGGGTGATGATTGGATCAAAAAACACACTGCCAAAATTCGACAATACCATTCGAGCTATCAAAGAAGCTCATGTAACAATTTGTTGGGGTTTCTGAAGGTGGAGACATTGGCTGCAAAGCCCATGAAGGAGAAACTCAAGATGTTCAATCTGCATTTTGAAGAGATATGTAGGGTTCAATCTCAGTGGGTTATCTTTGATGAACAGCTCAGGGAAGAAATAAGGATCTCCATTGAAAAGCTCTTGTTGCCTGCATATGGAAGTTTTATTGGAAGGTTCCAAAGTGTTCCGGAGCTAGTTAAGAATGGTGATAGGTATATCAAGTTTGGAATGGAGGACATTGAAGCTCGGGTTAACAAATTGTTTCAGGGAAATGGTGGCCGAAAGTGA